A segment of the Candidatus Nanopelagicales bacterium genome:
TGGGTTACATATACGTCGCCAGCGGCAGTGTTGATCCCGAGGTCGCCCCGCTCAGCACTGGGCGGACAAGTGCCAGCGAGAAGTTCCTCGTGACTGCATCAGCGCAACTTCGCGGGGGCACGAACATAGTGATCTGCCCCGAAGGCAACAGCACCGACACCGAGAACTCTCCGCTGCCGTTCCGCAGCGGCGCCTTCCGCCTCGCGGCCGCCGCTGACCCCGAACCGCTCATTGTGCCCATCGCGGTAGCAAACTTTGACAAGAAGCTGACGTCTACGACGTTGGTAGCGGTGGTCCACGAACCGTTCCGGATATCCAGTCACATCGGGACCGACCCGAGCCCTGATGCGCTGAGGGAGTTTGTACGTGACTACCAGCAGACATTCCACGGCTACGTGCAGGAGGCCCGGGCGCTAGGGCTCGGGTCCTAGCCGCCAAGACCCACAGCTAAGGGCTGAACGCCAGGAAGATGGACGCCGCGAAGACGTTCAGGTGGATGACTCCCTGCAGGGTGACTTTCCCTGTCTCGCCGGTGAGTGCCTCACGACGGTTGGCAGAGTGATGAGAACGATTCCGGTTCATCCAGGACGAGTCGCGGCGCGTGCCCAGGCCGCTGAACGACATTCCCGCCGATACCCAAGACATGCCGAAACCACGGCCCCTCGCGAACTACACCGGAGTGTTTCCGCCGGTGTCTACTTGAGAGTGGAAGCCCCAGAGGCCCGGGGATACGAACGGAGTCTGCCCCCAGTTCGATCGACTACTGATCTGTGAGGATTGAGTCCTTGCAGGGAGGAGTCGTTGTGCCGAAGTCGTATCCGAAGGAGTTTCGTTGTGTACGACGGAATCCGTCCCGGTCTGACCAGTAGCGAGGCTGCGGAGCTTCGGGAGATCCGCTAACGAAAATGGGTCTTGGAGCACGGGATCGAGATTCTTCGAATGGCGGCAGCGTTCTTCGCTCGTGGTGTTTCCGCAGGATGACCTACCCGCTGGTGACCGAGCTGGCGGCCGAAGGGATCCCGTTGACGCGTAGCTGCCGGGTTCGGGGTTTCTCCCGCAGGCGTATTTCAAATGGCGCGTCGCTCCGGTCAGTCAGCCGGTTCGGGCGACGCCCATCTGATCAATGTGGCGTTCGGAGTCCACGATGACGACCCCCCGTTGGGGTGCCGGTTCATCGCCGACGAGATGGTCGGGCCGGGGATCAGCGCCGGAGAGAACCGGGTCGCGCGCCTGCGTCAACTGGCCGGAATTGTCAGTATTACTAGCAGGAAGGGCCGCAAAGGTCGCCTTGTTGAACCGGCGATTCACGACGACCTGGTGCAACGCATGTTCACCGATTCGCGCCAAACCGGTTATGGCTGGTCGACATCGAGCGCCACTGGCGAGGGCAAGTTGCATCAATGCGCGATCAAGGACTTCTTCTCGAACTGCACGCGGCAACGCTGCAATGAAATCGTTCTTCTCGTTGCTGCAAGAAGACGTCCTGAACCGGCAACGCTGGCAGACTCGCTCGCAGCTGCGAACCGAGATCAGCTACTGGATCGAAGCGAAATACCGTCCGCGCCGTCGCCAGCGAGCACTCGGCAAGCAAACACCCATCAAGTTCGAGACACTAAACAAATCCGCGAACGCGGCGTGATCAACTGCCCAGTCCAACCGTCAACCAGACCGGCGGCCGACCCAGTCCTTCGAAGGAGGAGCGATGGTCTTTTTTGCCAGTTCGTGGATTGTCACGATCATCGGTTGGCTGATCCATGTATTCGTGGACGGCGTGCCAGCCAAGCGAACACGACATCGCGTTGTTGAACTCTTGCTGCTGTGGCTGCTGGTCGTAACCGGGGTATTTGGGCTCCTCGGCGGAATCGGGCACCTAAGCGGCTTGTCCGACGAGCTTGCTGTGCAGATCGGATACGTCCAGTCGATGTTCCAATGGGAAGTGGGCTGGGGCGACATAGCGCTGGCCGTCCTGCTCATTGGCTGTGCTTGGCCGCGCTTCCGTGGCACCTGGATGACAGCCGCAGTCGTGGTGCTGACGATCCAGTACGGCGGTGACGGCATTGGTCACATCATGGAGTACGTCGCGCACGACAACACTGCGCCTTCAAATGTCTACGCGATCCCCACGGACATTCTTCAACCCGTAATTGCGATCATCGTGCTCGTGATTTACCGCGCCGGAGAGAAGAGGGTCGCCGAGCAGACACCAATTCCCGCGTCCGCGTAACCGTTGCACCATGGGCCGGACGGCGGTCTGAGGAAGGCCGGAAGCGAGCGTTAAGGAGCAATAGTCGCCGCACCGGGCACGCCTGTAACAGACCGGGAACCCCCTTTGCTTGAGCAGTCAGTAGCTGCTATCTCAATCCTGTGCATGTAGTCGTCCTTCACACGGTGGGGAGGACGGAACCTGCCTGGGCAGCGTCTTCCGCTTTGGTGACTGCAGGCATGCACGCGCAATCACTGACCCACCCTTTTTCACCCGGCTTTGCCAAGGTCTGAAGAAACGCCGGGGTCGTTGAGAACACGGCCGACGAGCCGGTGACGTCTGCGGAGTTGTGCAGCTTGAAGGTGTGAGAGGTAGCCCCTTGTCCATCAGGACAGACCCTGCGCGGCCAACACCGAATGCTGTGCATCGGACGTCAAGTTGTTCGTGGACTGCATCTAGTTGCTCTGGCACCTTGTCGAAGCGTTCCTTGTCCGGATCGTCATGTTCTGTTTCGCCGAACAATCAATCCCACGGCACCTTCGTGCACGCCCACACCGGCCAAGCCAGCCGTGGCCAGCTTGATTGGCCGGGCAGCACCGCGTCGAGTCGTCTTGTTCATGGGTGTCGCTGCTGCCTGAAATCGTTCTCAGATCGCAGAAATTCGTTCTGAGCTTCTTGTGAGCGAAGCCGGACCTGGGCAAACGCGATTATCAACGTGTTCCAGAGGCCCAGGGAGGGGACTAATCATGGGGAAGTCATCGGGAGACTCAGCTACCTCATCCAGAGGTGGCATCTATCGCGTGGCGATACCTCGTGGGCGGCTGGAAGCGCTGCCTGCACCGCGGCAGGGCCTTCGTGGATCCGCCCAGCAGGTGAGTGGTGAGATTGTCAGCAAGTGATGATGTCGACCGCTGAGCGGGCACTCAAGTTGTGGGCCTGGAAGGTTTCGCAAGTCGCCCCACCAGGCGCGCGGCCCCCTAAGCCGTCGGCAGCGGCAGTGGCGGCGTTGGCGTGTAGGTCTCGCATCGTTGGGTCGGGAACATCGTTCCAATCGTGTCCTGAGGATGTCGCTGCGGTAGCCGTGACCGCATCGGTGATCTGCGGGTTAACGGTGGCTGCTTGGGCCGCCGTCGCCCCGACCGCCCCACCGAGCAGTAGCGACCCGGTTGCGAGAGTCGAGGCTGCGATACGTGCGAAGCGATGATTTATGATTCGTCCATAAGATACGGTGTCTTGTATTAAAAGATACCCATGAAAGAGCGGTCTAAACCTCACCGTTCAACCCGACCGTCCACAGTTGGACCGGGCTGGTGAGCATACTGTGACCATGAAAGGCGTCGGCTTCCTCGCCGCAACCGCAACCGTGGGGCTAGCCGCATTAACGGGTTGTGCCACATCTGACTCCGCGTCCCCGACAAGCGAGGCCTCGCCGAGTAACAGCCAAACCGGCGGATGGATGCTTGTTGAGACAGCGAATGGTGGCGTCACTTTCACCAAGAACGGTGATGGCACCTATCTGGCCACACTCGCCGGAGTATCGCCAGGAACGATCGCGTTCTCGGATCGACCAAGTCGCCAAGCCCGTCAGATTCCGACTGCGCAGGTCGCAGAGTCGTGGCCCCAATGGTTCGGAAGAAGTTCCCCCAACGCGGC
Coding sequences within it:
- a CDS encoding 1-acyl-sn-glycerol-3-phosphate acyltransferase; its protein translation is GYIYVASGSVDPEVAPLSTGRTSASEKFLVTASAQLRGGTNIVICPEGNSTDTENSPLPFRSGAFRLAAAADPEPLIVPIAVANFDKKLTSTTLVAVVHEPFRISSHIGTDPSPDALREFVRDYQQTFHGYVQEARALGLGS